Part of the Paenibacillus kyungheensis genome, ATAACTCAACAGAAATCTTTCAACGCTTGATTTGAATAATTGAAAATTATGTATGATTTAATCTTATATAGTCTATGTTTTCACATAATACATTCTATTAATTTTATTGACAGCATATTCAAATAAGATATAATCTGATGTAGATATTTTATTCCTATTAATTGAAATTAAAGATTTTATTTCCTTCTGGTAAATTACATAATGGTATTTTTGTGATTAAATGTATCTTAGTAACAGATAAATGAATACTATAAATGGAGGTTAGGATGGATAAAATAAAAGAGAGTTTGATTACGGTTGCTAGAAGTTTGGATTCAGAAAGGAAAATTGATACGGATTTATGGAATATGAATCTAATGGAACTAGGTATGAATTCGATTGAATATATAAAATTTATAGTTGCAGTTGAAGAAAATCTAGGAATGGATTTTCCTGATCAATTGCTAGATCTCAATGAATTTAATACATTTAAAAAAATAGAAAATTATATTAAGGAATTGATAAAAGAAAATAAATGAATCAACATTTTTTAACATTAAATTTATTTTTCTATAATTTTATATTAAATATTGATATAGTATACAAAAAATGATACAATCACAACAAAATTTGTAAATATGTATTTTATGAAATTCATCAAATAACTTATTTAATCGTTGTTTCGGCACGTTACATAATTATTTGATACATATGCCATATCTTCTTGTAGTGCGATTTATTTGCATGAAAGGGCGAAGCTTTGTTTAAAACACATTCCCAATATAAACCATTTTTCAGAAGAGTCCGTTTGAAGAATGGTTTTATTTATTATCAGTTTAGAAAGGGCTTACAAAATTTTGAAAAGTAGCGCTTACACACATGATTTCAAGTAAACCATAAGTGGGTGGTAATAACATGAAATGGTATGTATTATTTGTTAAAAATGGTGAGGAAGATTATGTAAAAAATCAAATTCAAATGCGATTAAATGAGTTTGGTTGTAATTGTCTTGTCCCAAAACGAAAAGTCCCAGAAAAGAAAAATGGCATAATAAATCATGTCGTAAAGATTATGTTTCCGGGTTATGTATTTTTACAAACAAAAATGAATTTCTTTAAATATGATCTTATAAAAACAATACCTCATATTATTTATTTTCTAAATTATAGAAATAAAAAAGATTCCAGTTTAAATTCATCCGGTCAACATGAAGAAGCATTTTTTAAATTTATTCCTGATAATGAAATGAACGGGCTACTAAATTTAATAAACCTTGAGAATGATACGTTGGAATATTCAAAATTCTGTTTAGATCAGGAGAAGTTAACAATTATATCTGGACCCTTAATTGGCATGGAAGGAAGAATCAAGAAAATAGATAGACGAAAACAACGAGCCAAGTTATTGATTAATGTTATGGGTCAGGAAAAATTAGTCGATATTGGATTTGAAGTTTTGAATTTAAAAAATTATGCTTTATTAGATAAACAAGCTAATCTTAGAGAAGGATTAAGGAAAAAAGTTGAGCGTGTGATTAGAACTTTGATTCAAATCCCAGAATTTTTGCCTAAAGGTAACACATTAGCTAATTATGGAATGAATTCAATCACTTTTCTAAGGCTGATGTGCAACTTGGAGACTGAATTTGGAATTGAATTATGTGATGATGACCTTTGTATAGAGAGATTAAAAACTGTAGATGATATTACTTACTACATTCAGAAAAAAATTTAACAACATAACAGGGTACATAATCTGCATACAGAACTAATGATACCGTGAGTTTAGAGATAATATTTTTAAAATATTAAAAAAGGAGTTAGAAAATTGACTATTAAAATTCTTGAAACTCATTCTCCTATGATAGCAACGTATCCACACCATGCAAGTCTGTTTTCAATTATTGAAGATGATCCGCGAGCCTTAAGCTGGATATTTCACAATTATCTACTACTATTTCTTCACCATGATGAAAAAGGAGAATATGGTATAGATTTTTGCTCTCAATATTTTCCTTGGCATCAACTTAAATTTTCATCTTGTCCGTTAATTTTATGTAGAAACTATGATACAGAGATTTTATTGAAAAATTCCAAGTTAAGCGACCTGATCATAAGCTTAATAGATACAGAAAGTTATGTGTATTTTTTTAGAGATATTGGAAATAATAATAGGCATGAAGTATTAGTCTCAGGATATGATTTGTCATCTCAAACATTTTTGTGTCATGATTTTTGGAGTGACGTTTTTAGTGAAAAATGGATACCCTTTAATGAAATCCAAACAGCCACTACTAAAGTATCTCATGCTGAATGGGCTGTAGATTATTTGAATGGAATATGGACATTACAAAAAAATCCGAAATACAAGAATAAAGATGAATTTTATTACGAAACAGTACTTAATTTCAATAAAGAAGATCTAATACATTGTCTACGGGAATATTTAGGATATGATAACAATGTAAGACAGGTTTTGAAAAAAGATAACCGTATCGTCGGCATTGATATTTACGATACAATGATCAATATGCTTGAAAAACAAAAAAATAATCCAATTAATCTGCCGTTTACTCCTCATCCTTTTCAAGTCCTATATGAACATAAAAAGTTAATGGCATTTGCTATTGAGAATTTTATTGATACTTATACTCACTTGGAAAAAGTAAAGTTATTAGTGGAAGAATCAAAAAAATTAAGGAATATTGTGATTTACTGTAATATATCGTTGGCGAGTAACCAAGTTTATAAACGATATGATTCAATAATTGAAAATATAAAGATTTTAAAAAATCTAGAATCAGATTTATTTAACACATTAATTGAAGAATATAACAATATATAGTTTTTTCAGATTCTGGCAATATTGATAGTAGATGAGGATCAAAAAGATAGCTATTTGGTTGCAAGCGTTCGAACATAATATTTAACTGTCTTACTTTTTTTGCAACTGATGTCAATAAAATTTGTAATCGATCAAATATATTTGGAATATGTCGGAATAAATGTGATTTGTTGACTATATATAATTCATGTAGTAAAGTTTGTAAAATATCATTTAAAATTTTGATAAGTATAATATAGAAAATCGTATTGAGTTTTATGTGAATTGAGAAAGCTTGCACAAAGCGAGCAAAGGATTAAGTTAAAAAATCAAGGTGATACCAATCGCTGTTTCGACACGTTGGCTTACTTTTGAGGTTATATAACTATTTCGTAGTCTATATGTGATATAGATGACTGGGCGAAGCTGTGACTTCAGGTTATTGAAATCTTATGCTCGTGAAATCAGATTTAAATAAATTCATTTATTGCAACTATTAGGATGCTTACACTTTCGAGTGTAAGTTTTTTTATTATCAGAATGCTGATGGAAAGAGGTTAAATAAAAATGGTAAATGAAAAAAAACTATTTCCTTTAATTCACCCTCAGAAACGCATTTGGTACATAGAGAAGATTCACCCCGGGCTTCCGTTGCACAATATTGGGGGTCTGATATGGATTGAGGGAGAAGTCGATAAAACATTGTTAGAAGAAGCAATACATCTTTTCATCCAAAACCATGAAGGAATTCGTAGCCAGATTACAGAATTAGAAGATGGCGTTTTTCAATCTTTTGAGATACACAGCAGACCCGAAATTCATATGCTTGATTTTTCCAAATATGAGAATCCAAAAGCCGCGGCATCGGTATGGGCAGAAACGGAGTTCGGAAAACCATTTGAACTGTTGGAGAAGCCTTTGTTTGAATTCGCAATCGTTAAAGCATCCAAACAACTGAACGGGTATTTTGTTAAATTCCATCATCTTGTATCTGACGGTTGGAGTATTCAAATTATGTCAGAACAGATTTATCAGTATTATATGAAGCTAAAGAATGGAGAAACGGTTGATCACGAATGTAGAAGCGGATACGCGGATTACATTCTTCAGGAAGAAAAATACTTGTCCCAGGATCGATTTGAAAAAAATAAACGGTATTGGTTGGACAAATTCCGAACAGTCCCAGAAATTTTTTTACAGCGAAGTGCTAACCAGTTGACGGGCAGAAGGAAAACGTTTTGGCTGAATGATTCTCTTTCGTCTGCGATTAATGAATATGTCCAGACAAATCGTTGTTCGTTGAACACCTTTTTTATCTCTTTAGTTTTGCTTTATCAGCACAAACTTACACATCAAAAAGACCTCATTATCGGCACACCAGTTTTGAACCGTTCGGGCGTTAAGGAAAAGCAGATTGTCGGTATGTTTACGAGCACATTACCTTTTCGCATGGGAATCGATAGCATGGAATCAGTATCTATTTTTACTCGCCGGGTTAATAAGGAATTGATGCAGAGTTATTATCATCAGAAGTTTCCATACGATTTGCTCATTCAAGAATTGGAACTGCGAAAAAAAGGCTATGATCAGCTTTTTCAAATTAGCGTCAATTATTACAACACCAAGCTTGTCCGTGAGTGGGAAGGCCACGAAATGGAAAACGAAGAATTTTACTGTGGACATCAGATTTTTCCATTGCAAGTTGTAATCAAAGACTGGTCAGAAACAGGAAGACTAGAGATAAAAATCGATTACCAGACGAACGATTATACGGATGAAGATGTTAACACTCTATTTGAAAGATTAGTGTTACTCGCCGAACAGATGGTTCGTTCAGCAGGGCAATTGAAGATAGCTGAACTGGAATTAATATCAGATCAAGAGCGACACAAGCTGATTTATAAATGGAACTCTACAGAGGCCTATTATCCCAAAAATCTATCGGTTCATCAGCAAATTGCTCAACAGGCTATTGAAACACCAGAGAAGATTGCGGCTGTATGGGAAGGAAAATCGTTAACTTATGCTCAACTACTCGATTTTTCTAATAAGCTTGCTCATAGACTCGTTCTTGAAGGAATCGGGAAAGGAAGCCTTGTAGCACTATTATTGAACCATTCGTTTGAAACGCTGATTGCGATATTAGCCGTTCTTAAAACAGGCGCAACTTACTTGCCTATAGATACGACCTATCCAGGAAAGCGCATTCGATATTTGTTAGATGACAGTCAGGCCGCTATCCTTATTTGTAATATTGATGTAGCCGAGGAAATTGGTTATTCGGGAAAACAGCTCCGCTTGGACATGGATGTACTGCAAAGGATGCCGTCGGAGATAGAACCTCTTTCATTCGAAGTTTCACCTCAGGATCCGGCTTATATTATCTATACTTCTGGTTCTACTGGTAACCCTAAAGGAGTTATTGTTACGCATCAGGGACTAATGAATTACACTTGGTGGGCCCGAAAAACCTATTTCACAAATGAACGGGATGTTGTTGCGCTATACTCCTCACTTGCTTTTGATTTGACCGTTACATCGATATTTCCGCCACTTATCGGTGGAAATACAGTAGCCATCTATTCTGCGGCTGAAGACGAATTTGTACTGGATCGTATTATTGAGGATAACATAACAACAGTTCTTAAATTAACGCCTGCTCATTTGTCATTAATCAAACATCGTGAAAACTCCCATTCTGCCATCCGCATGTTAATAGTAGGCGGAGAGAATTTGAAGGCGGCGGTTGCTGCCGAGGTATGCCGCAGTTTTGCTAGTCGTGTAACGTTGATCAACGAATATGGACCGACAGAAACCGTCGTCGGGTGTATCACTCATCATTTCGATCCTGATATTGATGTTGAAGGTTCTGTTTTGATCGGTCGTCCGATTGCTAACACACAGGTGTATGTCGTAGATGAACAGATGCAAGCCGTACCTGTAGGTGTAACCGGTGAAATTTATATCGCGGGTGACGGAGTGGCGAATGGTTATCTCGGTCGTTCCGATTTGACAGAACAACGATTCATTCCAAACACATTTACAGGAAACGGAATGATGTACAAAACAGATGATCTGGCATTTTGGCATACGGATGGCAACTTGGAATATATTGGTCGTAACGATTCACAAATTAAGCTTAACGGATATCGGATCGAATTGGGTGAAATCGAAAACCAGTTGATAGAAATAGAAGGTATCGACGAAGCAGTCGTAACAGCACGCCAAATTGATAAAAAAATAACTGCACTAGCCGCTTATCTTGTCACGAGCAGGAAGGATATAACCTCCTATGTTGTAAGGCAAGCACTGCTGGATAAAATTCCAGCTTATATGTTGCCTCAATATATGGTGTTTCTAGATGCATTGCCGATGACCGTCAACGGAAAGGTGGACCGCAGAGTTCTTCCCGATCCGGACATGGTAAATGTTTCTGTATCTGAAAAGGTACTAAATGATCGACAGCAGATCTTGTTGCAGATCATGAAAGAGATTCTCAAGTCCGAGTCCATATCTTTACAGGATAATTTTTATCAATTGGGTGGCGATTCCATCAAGGCTATTCAAGTGATGAGCAAACTGAACGAAGTTGGATTAAGTGTTCAGGTGAAAGACATTTTATCGTTTCCGATTTTAAGCGAATTGGCTTCTATTATTGAACAGAGCAATTCTCTTACATCTCGCAGTATTCCAGTAGAAGGAAGCATCCGGCCAACTCCGATTACGGATTGGTTTTTTACGAGTGATCTCGTCTATCCGCATCATTACAATCAGTCAGTGCTGTTGTCTATGAAGCAAAAGGTAACTTCAGAGATGATCGGTTTGGCTCTGAGAGAATTGGAAAGTCATCACGATTCTTTGCGGCTACATTTGGTAGAGTCTACTGGAAGACTTCATTATATTGAAAAAAGATCAACTGTCGGTATTCCGCTCGAAGTAGTTGATTTGGACAATTTTACAAGCGAAGAAGTGGAAGAGATCATATTGAATCGTTCGTTAACGTGCAAGCAAAGCTTACATATGATCGACGGCCCTTTGTTTAAATGCATACTATTTCACAGAAGCAATGAGCCAGATTTACTGCTCTTAACGGCTCACCATCTGATTATTGATGCTGTATCATTACGCATTTTGCTGGAGGATCTGGAACGGACATTACAGTCAAAAATAGCCGGTGAATCAACTTCGCCTCAGCTTGTCAGAACAGATTCGTATCAAGCTTGGGCTGAGGCGTTGGCTATTTATAGTCATGAAAAAGCCATCAAGGAATTATCATATTGGCAGTCGATTATTCATAGAATTGATACACCATTGATAGTCGATTATGAGAACAAACCGAGTACAATCAACAATACGTACACAATGCAGGCTGAATTAAGCGAAAATTACACTTCCATGTTGTTGACAGAAGCCAATCAGGCATATGGAACCAGACCAAGTGAACTTCTAGTTGCTGCACTAGCGTTAGCTTGTAATGCGATGAGCGAAAAAAGTTCATTCACCATAGAACTCGAATCACATGGACGTGAGGCGATTTCAAATGATGTCAATGTATCTCGTACGGTGGGCTGGTTCACTTCGATGTATCCGGTACGCTTAGACATTCCAAATGATCCTATTGGCAATCAGATCAAGGCTTTTAAAGAGCAACTTCGAGCTGTACCCAAACAAGGAATTGGCTACGGGGCATTGGTGCTTGCGCGGAAACTTCCGCGCTTTACAGCACGAACGATACGCTTCAATTATTTGGGGGAAATTGATGATCAGTTGAATGCTTCGTTTTTTGAATTAGCGAATTATGCGACAGGATATGAGCAAGCCGCTGAAAATCGGTTTGAAGTGTTAGTTGATATTGTGCCTTACATTCAGAATAAGCGCTTCAACATGTCGGTCACCTATAGTTCCAACGATTTCCTACCGTCAACCATAGAGCGCTTTGTGCAATGTTATATCGAACAACTTCAAGGAATCATCCAACATTGCTGTACAAAACAAGAGATTGAATTTACTCCGTCAGACTTCGAAACAACAAATCTGAATCAGGACGAACTGGATAGTCTATTCACATAAAGCATATAAAAGGGGACTGTCTGATGACTTTTAAACAGAAGTATGTTCTGTATGCTACGGCAATCATGCTGATGTTGAGCAGTCTGTTTACTCCCTATACGAGTGCAGCTGTTGAGCCGTTATCGTCGGATCAAAAAAAAACAATTAATCAGTATATTGACGAAATACAGGCCGATGCTAAAATTCCCGGTCTGGCCGTTGTTGCTGTACAAGGCGACAAATTAATGTTCGAACAATATTCAGGTGTTAGCGATATCGAGCAAAAGAGTGCTGTCACATCCAAAACTGTATTTGAGCTGGGTTCCAATTCAAAAGCCTTTACTGGTCTAGCTGTTCTACAATTGGAGAAACAGGGCTTAATTAAGCTTGAAGATCCGATAAGTAAATATTTTCCTTGGTTCTACTTAATATATAAGGGGAAGAAGATTGTACCCACAGTCGGGCAGTTGTTGCACCATACGTCGGCTATCTCACCGGATACGATTGGTAACATACCTGTATCGAATGCGGACGATGCACTTGAGCAGACCGTGCGAATGCTTGTCGGAAAAGAAGTCCAAGATTATAAGGGACTGAAACCTGGCGAATATTTTATGTATGCGACAATCAACTACGATATTCTCGGTCTACTGATTCAGCAAGTTAGTGGTATGTCTTATGAAGATTACTTGCTACAACACATTGTTCGACCTTTAGGTCTTAATAGCACGTTTTTATACCATGAAGATGCTGTACAGCATGGGCTTGCTACTGGTTATAAATTCGGCTTTTTGCGTCCACATGCTTATGACGCTCCAAGATATCGTGGAAACACACCGGCAGGTTATGTGAACTCTACTCCTGCAGATATCGCCAGATGGATGCAAATTCAACTTCGGGTAATTCAACCTGCTGAATTTGACTCTACTTTGATCGAACAATCGCACGAGAAAGATTTGACCGTGGCTCCAGATGGGAACGGTTCATCTTATGCCGCAGGTTGGTCAATTTACCAATCGGGCAGTGGCGAAATCGCGCATGGTGGGAACAATCCAAACTTCTCATCCTATATTATAATGCGCAATGACGGTCAGCTTGGTGTAGCAGTAATGGCTAATATGAATTCCGATTATACCGAATCTATAGCCCGTGGCGTTATGGCAATGATACGCGGACAGACTCCTATTCAGCCGACGTCTGACACTTACGAAAAATTGGATAAAATCGCTTCGGTGGCACTCGTTATTTTCGATGTAGCTCTGCTTGGACTTTTATATATTCTTGGCATTGGCATTGTACAAATTGGAAAAAGAAAGCGGCGTTGGGCAGGGATACGAGGATGGAAAATTGCGAAGTTCATAACTTCGTTATTTTTTTTAGCTTTGTATTTAAGTGGCTTGTATTACTTACCGATGATTTCATTTGAAAAACTTCCATGGAATGCGCTCAACGTATGGGCTCCATATACGTTAATACCGACTGTTATCGTCGCAGCTGCATTCGGAGTAGTTTACACCGTGTATCATCTATTGATGCAGTTGTTCCCTTTACAAAAGGAAAAAAACTATTTGTCTCTTCTTATGCTTGGCATAGTTAGCGGCTTCGGCAATGCGTTCATTATTTTTGTTGTCAATCAGACGTTCGGCAGAACCGATAACCTGACCAACGGGTTTTTGTTTTACTTTGCACTTGGCATTCTGATGTATGTTTATGGACAGCGCTATATCAGCACGAAACTGGTCACACTAACAAATAATTATGTGTATGACAAACGAACAGAGCTAATTGGCTTAATTTTGAAGACTCCGTATGAGAAGCTTGAGCGAATGAAAGACGGGCGTCTACATGCTGTATTGAACAACGATACAGAAACAGTAAGCCGTTCTATAAACACCGTTGTATCAGGCATGGTTTCTTTCATCACGTTAATTTGTTGCTTTGTTTATCTAGCAGTGCTTAATGTATATGCCTTTTTGCTTTCCTTGTTAGTGATCATTGCAGTGGTGGGGCTGTACTATTTGCTAGGAAGCAAAGCAGAAAAGTTCTGGGAAGAAACGCGCGAAATCCAAACCGAATTTTTCCGCTTAATTAATGATATGCTACGAGGTTTCAAGGAACTTCGACTTAATCGTGTGAGAAACAGTGCTTTCAAAAACCATTTGAACGAAAGCTTGGACACGTATCGGATCAAGCGGACAGAAGGCGATGTACGAATGGCAAACGTTAATGTCGCGGGGGAATTGTTATTTACTGTTGTGATCGGAGCTGTCGCATTCTTGTTCCCGCTCATTTTCCCAAGCTTAGTTACAAGTACGGTTCAGATTTACGTATTTGTTTTTCTGTATATGACTGGGCCGGTCAATGTCATTCTGAATGCTTATCCAATGTTCTTACAAATTCGGATTTCTTGGAAACGTATTCAAGAGTTGTCATCCGAAATAGAACAACTTCAAAGCGAAGATACCTCTGCAAAAGTTCAGTTTGTTTCCGATGAAAATATTGAACTTACTATTCGAAATGTGCGTTATAGCTATGGAGAAAGCGAAGATAGCTCCTTTATGGTTGGGCCATTCGATTTTAGCTGTCGTTCGGGAACGATTACGTTTATAACAGGAGGAAACGGCAGTGGCAAGACAACGCTAGCTAAGCTAATGACCGGTTTGTACGAGCCGATTGACGGTACTATTACAGTAAATGGAAAGGTTATCGCTTCCGAACAACTGGGAGACTTTTACTCGGCTGTATTCAGTGATTATTATTTGTTTGAACGGTTATACGGAATCGATTGCTCGGGCAATCAAGAGCGAATCTCTTCGTTGCTCGGCTGGTTGCAGCTAGAGAATATAGTCACGGTGCAAGATGGACGCTTCTCAACCATATCACTATCAACGGGTCAGAAGAAACGGTTAGCTTTACTTGTCGCTTTCCTCGAAGACAAGCCCATTTATTTGTTCGATGAGTGGGCGGCTGATCAGGATCCCGAGTTCCGTCGCCGTTTTTATTATGAAATTTTGCCTGAGTTAAAAGCAGAAGGAAAGTGCATTATTGCTATCACACATGATGATAGATATTTCCATGTTGCTGATACGCTTATTCATCTTGAACGAGATAAATTGATGCAATATCGGGATCAAGAAGCTACGATTCGAGTCTAATTCTTATATAACGAGGAGAGATTACAGTGGAAGAACAAAAAGCCCAAATAAAGCAATACGTTTCAAGATTTTTCCGTAAGCATGAGCTACAGGATGACGAGAACATGTTCGAACTAGGCATTGTGAACTCTTTATTTGCGATGCAGTTGGTCACCTATGTAGAAAGTATGATCGGCATAACGCTGGAACCTCATGAGCTTGACATGAATAACTTTCATAGCATTAATGCCATTATGAAGCTTATTGAGTCTAAGAACACACTTACAGAATAGCGCTTTTTATTCTATCTAGGATCTGAAAAAGTGGAAGGAGGTTACTCGGATGGAACCTTCAAATGCGAAGAAACCTGTACGCCGACGGAATAGCAAAATCAAATGTTTAGTATGGGACTTGGACAATACGCTTTGGGAAGGTGTACTGCTAGAAGATATCCAAGTCAAAGTAAAAGAAGGAGTTGTAAAGATCATTCAGGAGTTAGATCGACGAGGTATTCTACAGTCGATTGCGAGTAAAAACGATTATTCGGTAGCTATCGCCAAACTGGACGAATTTGGTCTGAGCGAATATTTTCTTGTTCCTCAAATAAACTGGAACTCCAAATCATCATCTATTCAGCTAATTCAGCAATCTTTGAACATCGGTCTCGACACTTTTGCATTTATCGATGACCAGCCGTTTGAACGTGAAGAAGTCGCTTATATGCTATCTGATGTCCTATGTCTTGATGCTGATCAATTGGAACAATTATTGAATTTGCCAGAACTGATGCCGGATTATGTGACAGAGGACTCTCGCCAGCGAAGAATGATGTATCAGAGCGATTTCCAGAGAAAACAGGCAGAGGAGCAATTTCAGGGTCCACAAGAGGAGTTCCTTGCCACACTCGGTATGGTGATAAGAATTTCACCTGCTCACAGCGAAGATTTGCACCGGGCAGAAGAACTGACGCTTCGTACAAATCAATTGAATACAACAGGATATACATACTCGCTAGAGCAACTCGAAACATTATCACGATCTGACCGTCACAAACTGCTTGTCGCAAGTCTGGAAGACAAATATGGCACTTATGGCACCATTGGACTGTCTTTGGTTGAGCTTGGAGAAGAAGCATGGAGACTTAAGCTATTGCTTATGTCCTGTCGGGTGATGTCACGTGGTGTCGGTTCTATTATGCTACAACATTTGCTACTTTCAGCTAAGCAAGCAGGCTCTCGTTTTCAGGCTGAGTTTGTGTCTAATGATAGGAACCGAATGATGTATATCACGTTAAAATTTGCCGGATTTTATGAAGTTTCTTCTATGGATGAGACGGGCGTACTGCTTGAGAATGATCTTTCGCAGGTTGGCGGATTTCCAAAATATATAGATGTGCAAGTGATGGATTAGGAGGGATACTTTTGGATAAAATCGCATTTATTTTCCCAGGGCAGGGCTCGCAATATATCGGCATGGGAAAAGAATTATTTAACGATTTTGACATAGCCAAAGAGACGTTCGCTGAAGCAAATGAAGTACTTGGATTTGATCTACAAAAAATTTGCTTTGAAGGAAGCTTACAAAAATTAAATCAAACGGAAAACATGCTACCTGCCATATTGACTGTTAGCGTTGCGGCGTTTCGTGTCTATATGAAGGAAATCGGATATAAGCCTACTTTTTTGGCAGG contains:
- a CDS encoding HAD-IIIC family phosphatase — protein: MEPSNAKKPVRRRNSKIKCLVWDLDNTLWEGVLLEDIQVKVKEGVVKIIQELDRRGILQSIASKNDYSVAIAKLDEFGLSEYFLVPQINWNSKSSSIQLIQQSLNIGLDTFAFIDDQPFEREEVAYMLSDVLCLDADQLEQLLNLPELMPDYVTEDSRQRRMMYQSDFQRKQAEEQFQGPQEEFLATLGMVIRISPAHSEDLHRAEELTLRTNQLNTTGYTYSLEQLETLSRSDRHKLLVASLEDKYGTYGTIGLSLVELGEEAWRLKLLLMSCRVMSRGVGSIMLQHLLLSAKQAGSRFQAEFVSNDRNRMMYITLKFAGFYEVSSMDETGVLLENDLSQVGGFPKYIDVQVMD